One genomic region from Leguminivora glycinivorella isolate SPB_JAAS2020 chromosome 8, LegGlyc_1.1, whole genome shotgun sequence encodes:
- the LOC125228683 gene encoding sodium- and chloride-dependent glycine transporter 1-like, which produces MAARLNPVVHVYETDGGRGPARCGARAGQLDGPVRLPTVTARLQRRARQRVALPLPLLQQRGGAFLIPFTVMLIIAGLPLMFMELSFGQYAALGPVAVYNRFCPLFRGLGYGMVIVSSIVMLYYNLIIAWTIYYMFVSFKSIFYHLPWQNCDAEWSTEHCYSYEEADLCETQNGTYYLRECYNQTYSAAHNISALADVALRRPPAEEYFTNKVLGLSSGIEETGHIRLDMAACLLAAWVIVFLCLCKGVQSSGKVVYFTALFPYVVLVILFFRGVTLPGAWHGIKFYLTPDFTRLANAQVWGDAAVQIFFALSPAWGGLITLSSYNKFSNNCYTDSLIVAASNIGTSFFAGLVIFSVIGFLAHELEVEVDKVVDQGAGLAFIVYPEVVTRLPVSPLWSILFFVMLLTLGLDSQFALMETVTTAILDRFPNLRQKKIWVVLTVAVGGYLGGLIFTTNSGMYWLQLMDKYAANWSVLIIAIGECILIAWIYGAEKFCRDIQRMIGKQSRLWVIFWSSMWRCITPAALVFILVFNWIEYKPASYGHYVYPMWADAIGWTLGVLPVVVFVIMAIDKICSGPDDLTIMEKARVLARPTDEWGPPVSAGACTIARRSEPELSPPVLLLHGRPVLRDRGA; this is translated from the exons ATGGCTGCGCGACTCAACCCCGTAGTACACGTATACGA AACTGACGGCGGCAGAGGCCCCGCCAGATGCGGAGCCCGAGCGGGGCAACTGGACGGGCCGGTTCGACTTCCTACTGTCACTGCTAGGCTACAGCGTCGGGCTCGGCAACGTGTGGCGCTTCCCCTACCTCTGCTACAACAACGGGGAG GTGCATTCCTAATCCCGTTTACAGTGATGCTTATCATAGCGGGTCTCCCGCTTATGTTCATGGAACTGTCCTTTGGGCAGTATGCCGCCCTGGGCCCTGTAGCCGTCTATAACAGGTTCTGCCCACTTTTTCGTGGCCTTGGCTATGGCATGGTCATCGTCTCGAGCATAGTAATGCTGTACTACAATCTCATCATCGCCTGGACTATATACTACATGTTTGTCTCGTTCAAGAGCATTTTCTATCACCTGCCGTGGCAAAATTGTGATGCGGAGTGGAGTACCGAAC ATTGCTATTCGTATGAGGAAGCCGACCTGTGTGAAACACAGAATGGAACGTATTATCTCAGAGAATGTTACAACCAGACATACTCCGCCGCCCATAATATCAGTGCATTAGCAGACGTGGCCCTGCGGCGACCCCCAGCAGAGGAGTACTTTAC TAATAAGGTGCTCGGGCTCTCATCGGGGATAGAAGAGACAGGCCATATAAGATTGGACATGGCTGCTTGCTTATTAGCTGCTTGGGTCATTGTTTTCCTTTGCTTATGTAAAGGCGTGCAATCATCTGGAAAG GTGGTATATTTCACTGCGTTGTTTCCGTACGTTGTGCTGGTGATTCTGTTCTTCCGTGGAGTGACGTTGCCAGGCGCTTGGCACGGCATTAAATTCTATCTCACCCCGGATTTCACCCGACTAGCTAACGCTCAA GTGTGGGGTGACGCTGCAGTGCAAATATTCTTCGCCCTTAGCCCGGCATGGGGTGGTCTCATTACTTTATCGTCTTATAATAAATTCTCAAACAACTGCTACAC TGACTCGTTGATAGTCGCGGCCTCCAACATAGGAACATCATTTTTCGCCGGACTAGTAATTTTCTCCGTGATCGGATTTCTTGCGCACGAGCTGGAAGTAGAAGTGGACAAAGTCGTTGACCAGGGAGCTGGCCTGGCATTCATTGTGTACCCTGAAGTAGTGACAAGGTTGCCAGTCTCGCCACTTTGGTCTATCCTCTTCTTTGTGATGTTGCTGACTCTTGGACTCGATTCTCAG TTTGCGCTTATGGAGACCGTAACGACCGCCATCTTGGATAGATTTCCTAACTTAAGACAAAAGAAAATCTGGGTTGTACTGACAGTTGCTGTGGGCGGCTATTTGGGAGGACTAATCTTCACTACTAAC AGTGGGATGTACTGGCTGCAGCTGATGGACAAGTACGCGGCCAACTGGTCAGTGCTGATTATCGCCATCGGCGAGTGCATCCTGATCGCATGGATCTACGGCGCCGAGAAGTTCTGCCGAGACATCCAGCGCATGATCGGGAAACAGTCTCGGCTGTGGGTCATCTTCTGGAGCTCCATGTGGCGGTGTATCACGCCGGCTGCTTTGGTG TTCATCCTCGTGTTCAACTGGATCGAATACAAGCCCGCGTCGTACGGCCACTACGTGTACCCGATGTGGGCGGACGCCATCGGTTGGACGCTGGGCGTGCTGCCAGTGGTTGTCTTCGTCATCATGGCTATCGACAAGATTTGCAGTGGCCCTGACGACCTCACTATTATGGAG AAAGCTCGCGTACTCGCCCGTCCGACCGACGAATGGGGTCCGCCAGTCAGTGCAGGGGCATGCACTATCGCGCGACGCTCCGAGCCTGAACTGTCGCCGCCGGTGCTGCTGTTGCACGGCCGGCCCGTGCTGCGCGACCGCGGCGCTTGA